In Gordonia phthalatica, one genomic interval encodes:
- a CDS encoding ArsR/SmtB family transcription factor, translated as MPDTDAVFLALANPVRRQVLEILAAGPQSAGDLSEHFSLSRPAVAEHVRLLRDAGLVKDEAQGRRRIYHLTAEPLTEISDWLHPFEKFWRGRLGLLAELAEDLHRTAESTDNDHRTGDH; from the coding sequence GTGCCCGACACCGATGCCGTCTTCCTCGCTCTGGCGAATCCCGTGCGCCGACAGGTCCTCGAGATCCTCGCCGCCGGACCGCAGTCCGCGGGCGACCTCAGCGAGCACTTCAGCCTGAGCAGACCGGCCGTCGCCGAGCACGTGCGGCTGCTTCGCGACGCCGGGCTCGTGAAAGACGAGGCACAGGGCCGCAGGCGGATCTACCACCTCACCGCGGAGCCGCTGACCGAGATCAGCGACTGGCTGCACCCGTTCGAGAAGTTCTGGCGAGGCCGCCTCGGCCTCCTGGCCGAACTCGCCGAGGACCTCCACCGCACCGCCGAATCGACCGACAACGACCACCGAACCGGAGACCACTGA
- a CDS encoding DUF4262 domain-containing protein, which yields MCEFDPECDGADDLIGDALAQITDGRWAVTGVLGDAAHPPIAYTSGLTELGRPELVMTGLPPRLGGLLLDHAAQSVVGDAGFGAGSSVPARLRRPVSLRAIDVIDAHPMRLTRVLYGLRFEAVQLVWPDDDGRYPWQAGYAIPAQVQPLLGVPIAEAA from the coding sequence ATGTGCGAGTTCGATCCCGAGTGCGACGGTGCCGACGACCTGATCGGCGACGCGCTCGCTCAGATCACCGACGGCCGGTGGGCCGTCACCGGTGTGCTGGGCGACGCCGCTCACCCGCCGATCGCGTACACCAGCGGGCTCACCGAGCTCGGCCGGCCGGAACTGGTGATGACCGGTCTGCCGCCGCGACTCGGCGGACTTCTCCTCGACCACGCCGCACAGTCGGTGGTCGGCGACGCCGGGTTCGGGGCGGGATCGAGCGTTCCCGCGCGACTTCGCCGCCCGGTGTCGCTCCGCGCGATCGACGTGATCGACGCGCACCCGATGCGGCTCACCCGAGTGCTGTACGGCCTGCGGTTCGAGGCGGTGCAGCTGGTGTGGCCCGACGACGACGGCCGCTATCCCTGGCAGGCGGGCTACGCGATCCCGGCCCAGGTGCAGCCGCTGCTCGGAGTGCCGATCGCGGAAGCCGCCTGA